The Sphingomonas japonica sequence CGGCTGGATCGCGTCGGGCAACAGTTCGAATACCTGCGCGGCGATCGCAGGGTCGAGATTGGCGATCAGCACCGCGGCGATCTGCGGGTGCTCGCTTTCGACCAGTGTCGCGATCTCGGGCGCGTCGAGCCAGTCGAGCAGGTCGATCGCACACGCCGCCTCGGGCGGAGTGATGCGCGCGAGCACGCTTTCGGCCTTTTCCGGGCCGAGTGCGCGGTTCATCATCGCCCCGATCTTGGGGCGCGGGTCGAAGCCAATCGCGGTGCGGTCGCGTGCCTTGCCGATGAAATCGTCGAGTACGTCTTCGACTTCGGCCTCGCTGACATCGGCGACGGCGAACATCGCCTTGCCAAGCTGGCGGACTTCTTCGGGCTCCAGCTTCTGCAGGATTGCGGCGGCTTCTTCCTCGCCGACCAGCATCATCAGCACGGCGGCGCGCTCGGACCCGGTATAGGCGCGCGGCAGCCCGGTGGTGATCGCATTCACGAGGCGTCGGCCTTGATCATGTCGCGGACTGCCAGCGCGGCGCGCGCGGGATTGTCGCGCGTGAAGCCGCGGACCAGCCCGACCCGTTCGTCATAGCCGCGGGCCTGCGCCAGCCGGTCGATACTGACCGGGGCCTGGCCGGGCGTCGTCTGTTCGGTTGCCGAGGAGTGCGATCCGTCCGGCCCGGCAAGCGCCGCACGCTGTGGTGAACCGGGCTCGTCGCGATTCTTCCCGACCATCTTGAGTAGCGGACGCACGCCGAGCAGCAGGACGAGCAGCGCGATCACCAGCGCGGTGCCGTTGCGCGCCACCATCGGCACCCAATCGGCCTCGTACCATGACGGTCCCTCGCCATCGATCGCCGAGGCCGAGAATTGCCGGCTGATGACGGTGACCTGGTCGTTGCGCTCGGCGCTGAACCCGACTGCGGCTTTGACGAGGTCGTTGATCTGCTTGATCTCAGCGGCGCTGCGCGGCTTGCCGCCTTCGGGATCGCGCAGCAGGACGGCGACCGACAGTCGCTTGATACCGCCGGGAGCCTGGCGCGTGACCGAGATCTCCTTGCCAAGATCGTATGCGCGGGCGAATTCCTCGCTCGCCTTGGGCAGCGCCGCACCCGCGACCGGAGGAGCGGCAGGCGCCGCGGCGTTCGGATCGACACCGGCTGCGGCTGCCGCCTGTGCTGCGGGATCGGTCAGCGTGCTGGGTGCGGGAGCGGTGTTCGACAGCGCGCCGGGGATGCCGCCGGGGGCCTGTTGGCCCGACGCACCCGACCATTGGCCCTGTTCGGCGCGGATCACGCCTTCCTTGTCATAGGTTTCGCGCGTCGCCTGGCTTTCGTCGAGATCGACCTCGGCCTGGACTTCCGCGCTGAAATTATCGGGGCCGACCAGCGGCGTGAGCAACGTGGTCAGCTGGGCGCGATACTTATCCTCGATGCGGCGCTGGATCTCGATGCGTGCGTCGCCGGCTTCGCCGATGCCGCCGCCTTCCTCGGGACGGCTGAGCAGTGCGCCCATCTGGTCGACGATCGTCACCGCGTCGGGCTTCATGCCCGGCACCGACGATGCGGTGAGGTTCACGATCGAGCGGACCTGCGCTTCCGACAACGCACGCCCGGCTTCGAGCCGGACAATCACCGATGCGGAGGGCGAGGCGCGATCGCGCACGAATACTGAGCTTTCGGGCATGGCCAGGTGGACGCGCGCATCGGCGACGCTGTCGATCTCCTCGATCGAGCGGGCCAGTTCGGTCTCGCGCGCCTGGCGCAGCCGCTCGCCCTCGACCGCGCGGCTGACACCCATCGGCAGGTCGTCGAGGATTGCGTAGCCGCCGGGGGCCGCCTTGGGCAGGTCCTGGCTGGCCAGCAGCATGCGGGCGCGGTGATAGTCGTCCTCGGCCACGGTGAGCGCGCCCGACTGGTCGAACGCGTTGTCGATCTGGGCGGCGCTCAGCGCCTCGCTCACCGCGCCCTTGTCGGCATCGGTCAGCTGGGTGAACAGCACGCGTTGCGGCGGGGTCTGGACGAGCATCCAGGCAAGCGCTGCGGCAGCGATCAGCCCGACCATCAGGATCATCGGCAGCGCGCGCTTGAATGCGGGCTGGGCCATGAAGCCGGAGACCTGCTTGAGCGGGTTGTCGAAGCGACCGGCGAGGCCGGAGGGGGCGGCGACGGGCTTGCCGTCAATGGGAGCGAGGATCTGGCTCATCGGATTATACCGGCATGCTCATGATGTCCTTATAGGCGGACAGGAGTTTGTTGCGGACCTGCAGCGTCGCTTCGAACCCGACCGAGGCCTGCTGGCGGGCCAGCATGACCTTGGCGATGTCGATGGTCTCGCCGCGCTCGTACGAGGCCGACAGGTCGGATGCCTGGGCCTGCGCCGAATTGACGTTCTTGAGCGCGCCCTCGAGCACGTCGCCGAAACTCGCAGCGCCGCCGGTGGTGGCCGGCGCCGGCGCATCGACGCCGGCATTGGCACGCGACAATGCGGCGTTGCGTTCGAGGATCTGCGAGCGCATCGCCATGATGCGATCGACGCTCATCGCGCCGCCGGGACCTGAAATGCCGCTCATGCCGACGCCCTCCGGTCGGAGATGTCTTCACCCTGCTCGCGCGCCTTGGCGAGCCGGTAGCGCAGCGTGCGTTCCGAGATGCCGAGCCGCCGCGCGGTCTCGATGCGGCTGCCGCCGCATGCCGCCAGGGTCTCGCGGATCGCCTGGAATTCGGACAGCTGGACGATGTTGCTGAGCGTCGCAGGTTCGTCGCGCTCGACCAAGCGCGGCGCGGGCCGCGAGGTGCGGTCGAAGATGATGTCATGGGCTTCGATGCTGTCGCCGCGCGCCAGCAACATCGCCCGCTGGATGACGTTTTCGAGCTCGCGCACATTGCCGGGCCAATCGTGATCGACCAGCATGGCCAGCGCATCGTCGGCGATCCATGGCAGGCTGGTACGGTCGCGGCCGTGGCGCACGATCATCGCGGCCGCCAGCACGGTGACATCGGCAGGACGCTCGGCAAGCGGACGGGTGGCGAGCGGAAACACGCTCAGCCGGTAGTAGAGATCGGCGCGAAAGCGGCCCGCCTCGACTTCCTCGTGCAGGTCGCGGTTGGCGCAGGCGATGATGCGCACGTCGATCTTTTCGGGGGTGGTGCCGCCGATCGGAACGACCTCGCGCTCCTGCAGCGCGCGCAGCAGCTTGGCCTGCAGCCCCAGCGGCATCTCGGCGACTTCGTCGAGCAGCAGCGTGCCGCCGTTGGCTGCGCGGAAAAATCCCTGTCCGCCCGACGATGCGCCAGTGAACGAGCCCTTCTGATGCCCGAACAGCATCGCTTCGAGCATGGTCTCGGGAAGCGCGGCGCAGTTGATCGCGATGAACGGGCCGTTCGCGCGCGGCGACCGGTTGTGGATGGTGCGTGCCAGCACTTCCTTGCCGGTGCCGGTCGGGCCGTTGATGAGCACGGTGATGTCGGACGCTGCGACCCGCTCGGCCAGCGCCAGCAGCGCAAGGCTCTCGGGATCGGCAGCGATCGGGGCATAGGAGGGCTGAAGCAGCGCGGCGGCGAAGCCGTTGGCGAGCGCGCGGTCCGCTGGCGCATAGCGCAGCAGCGCGGGCTGGCCGTCACTGAACGGGCGCACGCAGCGCTCGCCCTGGGCGAGCACGAGGCTGCGGGCAGGGACGGCGGCGGCATCGCTTTCGACCAGTACATGGAGATCGCCCGCCTCCGCGCGGACAGCATCGATTGGCTGGCGGTCGAGCCCTTGCGCCCGCAGCGACGACAGCAGCGGATAATGATCGCGATCGGCCCCCGCCGATGACAGCAGTCTGTGCATGAAATTTCCCCCTGGCGACGCTGATGGACGGTCGTTGGTAAATGCCGGGTAAATTTTGCCGGTCGGGTGGCAATTATTTGCCTCAACGGTCCGGGCCCGTACGCGCGCGCGAGGGAGCGGGGCACAAACCGGCCGCCGATCCTGCCTTGCGATTTTTCGCTTAAGTCCAGAGCCGGGCGGCCGTTCCTCGCTGTGACTGCTCGAGCTCCCGCAGTGGGGGGAAGCGGGCGGTTCACGCAACCGGAGATACAATCATGTCTGTAATCGGAACCAACATCGGCGCGCTTCGCGCCTCGAACGCCTCGACCAAGGCGAACGACATGCTCAAGATGAGCATGGAGCGCCTGTCGACCGGCAAGCGCATCAACTCGGCCAAGGACGATGCCGCCGGCCTCGCCATCGCCGCATCGATGACCTCGGACATCCGCGGTATGAACCAGGGTATCCGCAACGCCAATGACGGCATCTCGATGGCGCAGACCGCGGAAGGCGCACTCGACGAAGTCACCAACATGCTGCAGCGCGTTCGCGAGCTGGCGGTGCAGGCGTCGAGCGGCACCTATTCGGATGACGACGTCACCAACATCGAAGCCGAGGTCACCGAGCTGCAGTCGCAGATCACCGACATCCTGACCAACACCGAATTCAACGGCAACAAGCTGTTCGACGGTTCGGCAGGATCCAGCGGCAGCGTCACCATTCAGACCGGCGCCAATGCAGCCGACACCGTGTCGCTCGACTTCGCCGAGCTCGACCTCGACGACGCAACGGCTTCCGACCTCTTCGACGATCCGTCGGGCGCACTCTCGACGATCGACGATGCGATCCAGACGGTATCGACGACGCGCGCCACGCTGGGAGCGTCGCAGAACCGCCTGCAGTCGGCGGTCAACAACCTGACCTCGAACGTCACCAACCTGTCGGATGCGCGCAGCCGCATCGAGGATACCGACTTCGCGGCGGAGACGACCGCGCTCGCCAAGGCCCAGATCCTGAGCCAGGCATCGACCGCGATGCTGAGCCAGGCGAACCAGAGCCAGCAGAACGTGCTGTCGCTGCTGCAGTAAGCATCGAAATCCGGCTCCGGCGCCTCCCCCCTACAGGGTGCCGGGGCCGGGTTCCTCGGAAGTAGCGAGGAACGAAACCAGGAAACCCCGGTGGCGCGTATCTGCCACCGGGGTTTTCGTTCGTCGCGAGCGCAGCTGTCGCTGCGAAGCGATCCAGGGCGGCATTTGCGATTTCCGCACGAACACGCCAGATGCGGCCCCATGATCGCCGACCAGCAAGCCATCCGCGCAGCCGCTCTCACCTCCAAGGCTTGGCCCTATGAGGAAGCCCGCAAGCTCCTGAAGCGCTTTCCCGCGGGAAAGCCGGGCGGCGAGGCGATCCTGTTCGAGACCGGCTATGGCCCGTCGGGGCTGCCGCATATTGGCACCTTCAACGAAGTGCTGCGCACGACGATGGTCCGCCGCGCCTTTGCCGAGCTCAGCGACCAGCCGACCCGGCTAATCGCGTTCAGCGACGATATGGACGGGTTGCGCAAGGTGCCCGACAACGTCCCCAACCAGGCGATGCTGACGCAGCATCTCGGACGCCCGCTGACACAGGTGCCCGATCCGTTCGGCAAGTTCGAGAGCTTCGCGCATCACAATAATGCGATGCTGCGCGATTTCCTCGATCGCTTCGGGTTCGAATATGAATTCGCGTCGTCGACCGACTACTATCGCAGCGGACGGTTCGACGATGCGCTTCGCGCCGTGCTGCGGCATTATGATGCGATCCTGGGCGTGATGCTGCCGACGCTGGGAGCGGAGCGGCGCGCAACCTACTCCCCGGTGCTGCCGATCAGCCCGCGCTCGGGCATCGTGCTGCAGGTGCCGGTCGAGGTGGTCGATGCCGATGCGGGCACCATCGCGTTCGAAGAGGCGGGGGAGCGGATTGAGCAGTCGGCGCTGGGCGGCATGGCCAAGCTGCAGTGGAAGGTCGATTGGGCGATGCGCTGGGCTGCGCTCGGCGTCGATTACGAGATGGCTGGCAAGGACCTCATCGATTCGGTGACGCAGAGCTCCAAGATCGCGCGGGTGCTCGGCGCCCACCCGCCTGAGGGGTTCAATTACGAAATGTTCCTCGACGAACACGGCCAGAAGATATCCAAGTCGAAGGGCAACGGCCTCAGCCTCGACCAGTGGCTGGCCTATGGCCCGCAGGAAAGCCTCGCCTTCTACGCCTATCGCGAACCCAAAAAGGCCAAGCAGCTTCACCTGGGCGTGATCCCGCGCGCGATCGACGAATATTGGCAATTCCGCGGCAATTACGAAGGCCAGCCGGTCGAACAGCGGCTGGGCAATCCCGTCCACCATATTCACGGCGGACCGCCGCCTGCTGAGACGCTACCGGTAACCTATGGCCTGTTGCTCAACCTCGTTGGGGTGATGGGCGACGCGTCGAAGGAGCAGGTATGGGGTTATCTTGGCAATTATGTCGCCGACGCCTCGCCCGAGACCTATCCCGCGCTCGACGCGCTGATCGACCACGCCATCGCCTATACGCGCGATGTCGCCGAGCCGCCGGTTCGCCGCGCACCCGAAGGGGCTGAAGTCGCCGCGCTGCGGCGGCTCGATGCCGAGCTCGCCGCATTGCCGGCCGATGCCGCAGCGGAGGACATTCAGAACATCGTCTACGAAATCGGCAAGACCGAAGGCTTCGAGACGCTACGCGACTGGTTCAGGGCGCTGTACGAGTCGCTGCTCGGCACCAGCCAGGGACCGCGGATGGGCAGTTTCATCGCGCTATACGGCATCGCCAACAGCCGCAGGCTGATCGCCGAGGCGCTGGCAAAGCACGGATAGGCCGGCCTAGGGGTCGCCCCCGTTGCGGCTTTGCCCGATTATCGTTGCCCCGCTCCGGTCACTCGGTAGGAAGGCGCGATAGCAAGAGGGCACGCATGGCGATCATACCTACCCGCACGCCGTCGGCGCTGCGCGACTTTTTGAAGAGCGAGGCGTCGGGCGGCATCATCCTGATCGTCGCCGCGCTGCTGGCGATGGTCGCGGCGAACCTTCCCGGCGTGTCGGAGCTCTATTTCGACTTTCTCCACTTCGTCAC is a genomic window containing:
- the fliF gene encoding flagellar basal-body MS-ring/collar protein FliF, producing the protein MSQILAPIDGKPVAAPSGLAGRFDNPLKQVSGFMAQPAFKRALPMILMVGLIAAAALAWMLVQTPPQRVLFTQLTDADKGAVSEALSAAQIDNAFDQSGALTVAEDDYHRARMLLASQDLPKAAPGGYAILDDLPMGVSRAVEGERLRQARETELARSIEEIDSVADARVHLAMPESSVFVRDRASPSASVIVRLEAGRALSEAQVRSIVNLTASSVPGMKPDAVTIVDQMGALLSRPEEGGGIGEAGDARIEIQRRIEDKYRAQLTTLLTPLVGPDNFSAEVQAEVDLDESQATRETYDKEGVIRAEQGQWSGASGQQAPGGIPGALSNTAPAPSTLTDPAAQAAAAAGVDPNAAAPAAPPVAGAALPKASEEFARAYDLGKEISVTRQAPGGIKRLSVAVLLRDPEGGKPRSAAEIKQINDLVKAAVGFSAERNDQVTVISRQFSASAIDGEGPSWYEADWVPMVARNGTALVIALLVLLLGVRPLLKMVGKNRDEPGSPQRAALAGPDGSHSSATEQTTPGQAPVSIDRLAQARGYDERVGLVRGFTRDNPARAALAVRDMIKADAS
- the fliE gene encoding flagellar hook-basal body complex protein FliE: MSGISGPGGAMSVDRIMAMRSQILERNAALSRANAGVDAPAPATTGGAASFGDVLEGALKNVNSAQAQASDLSASYERGETIDIAKVMLARQQASVGFEATLQVRNKLLSAYKDIMSMPV
- a CDS encoding sigma-54 interaction domain-containing protein — protein: MHRLLSSAGADRDHYPLLSSLRAQGLDRQPIDAVRAEAGDLHVLVESDAAAVPARSLVLAQGERCVRPFSDGQPALLRYAPADRALANGFAAALLQPSYAPIAADPESLALLALAERVAASDITVLINGPTGTGKEVLARTIHNRSPRANGPFIAINCAALPETMLEAMLFGHQKGSFTGASSGGQGFFRAANGGTLLLDEVAEMPLGLQAKLLRALQEREVVPIGGTTPEKIDVRIIACANRDLHEEVEAGRFRADLYYRLSVFPLATRPLAERPADVTVLAAAMIVRHGRDRTSLPWIADDALAMLVDHDWPGNVRELENVIQRAMLLARGDSIEAHDIIFDRTSRPAPRLVERDEPATLSNIVQLSEFQAIRETLAACGGSRIETARRLGISERTLRYRLAKAREQGEDISDRRASA
- a CDS encoding flagellin gives rise to the protein MSVIGTNIGALRASNASTKANDMLKMSMERLSTGKRINSAKDDAAGLAIAASMTSDIRGMNQGIRNANDGISMAQTAEGALDEVTNMLQRVRELAVQASSGTYSDDDVTNIEAEVTELQSQITDILTNTEFNGNKLFDGSAGSSGSVTIQTGANAADTVSLDFAELDLDDATASDLFDDPSGALSTIDDAIQTVSTTRATLGASQNRLQSAVNNLTSNVTNLSDARSRIEDTDFAAETTALAKAQILSQASTAMLSQANQSQQNVLSLLQ
- a CDS encoding lysine--tRNA ligase — encoded protein: MIADQQAIRAAALTSKAWPYEEARKLLKRFPAGKPGGEAILFETGYGPSGLPHIGTFNEVLRTTMVRRAFAELSDQPTRLIAFSDDMDGLRKVPDNVPNQAMLTQHLGRPLTQVPDPFGKFESFAHHNNAMLRDFLDRFGFEYEFASSTDYYRSGRFDDALRAVLRHYDAILGVMLPTLGAERRATYSPVLPISPRSGIVLQVPVEVVDADAGTIAFEEAGERIEQSALGGMAKLQWKVDWAMRWAALGVDYEMAGKDLIDSVTQSSKIARVLGAHPPEGFNYEMFLDEHGQKISKSKGNGLSLDQWLAYGPQESLAFYAYREPKKAKQLHLGVIPRAIDEYWQFRGNYEGQPVEQRLGNPVHHIHGGPPPAETLPVTYGLLLNLVGVMGDASKEQVWGYLGNYVADASPETYPALDALIDHAIAYTRDVAEPPVRRAPEGAEVAALRRLDAELAALPADAAAEDIQNIVYEIGKTEGFETLRDWFRALYESLLGTSQGPRMGSFIALYGIANSRRLIAEALAKHG